The proteins below come from a single Streptomyces sp. B3I8 genomic window:
- a CDS encoding TraR/DksA C4-type zinc finger protein, with protein MPTELSAQEVDDLRARLVAQAQGLRAELAAVDAQATTLRTDRGLGVGDLGAKVTAADRLRADAERVRALLERTHAALDRLGTPAYGRCTVCGGSISRDRLLAVPHADVCVGCGRGAGGRRRPAAR; from the coding sequence ATGCCGACCGAACTGTCAGCCCAGGAGGTCGACGACCTCCGTGCCCGGCTCGTCGCGCAGGCGCAAGGCCTGCGCGCGGAGCTGGCGGCCGTCGACGCACAGGCCACCACGCTCCGTACGGACCGCGGTCTCGGCGTGGGCGACCTGGGCGCCAAGGTGACCGCCGCCGACCGGCTGCGGGCGGACGCCGAGCGGGTGCGGGCCCTGCTGGAGCGGACCCACGCCGCGCTGGACCGCCTCGGCACGCCCGCGTACGGGCGGTGCACGGTGTGCGGCGGATCCATCTCACGCGACCGGCTGCTCGCCGTGCCGCACGCCGACGTCTGTGTCGGCTGCGGTCGCGGCGCCGGTGGGCGTCGCCGCCCGGCCGCACGCTGA